The following DNA comes from Acidobacteriota bacterium.
CTTCGACATCGAGCACCTGTGCGAGCTGCTGTCCCGGGACCGCGAAAAGAACCCTTCAAAATACAGCGTTGTGCTGGTTTCGGAGGGTGCGACCTTCACCGGTGAGTCAGAGATGGTGTACGAGGATCAGGAGAAGGACATGTACGGCCACAAGAAGCTGGGCGGCGTCGGCGATCGTGTGGCCAGGGCCCTGCGTGAGTGTTCGCCGAAGTTCAACAACGGCCGTCGGGTCAATGTCATCAACCAGCGGCTCGGGTACCTGGTGCGCTCGGGTGACCCGGACGCTCTCGACTCGGTGGTGCCCATGGCCTTCGGCAACCTCGCGATGGACCTGATTCTGGATGGAGTGTCCGGTCGTCTGGTAAATGTGCGCAACGGTCGCTACGACAACGTGCCAATCGATGTGGTGACGAGCCGGAAGAAAGTCGTGGACGTGGGCAAGTTCTACAACACCGAACGCCTGCGGCCAAAGTACACGCGCTTCGAAGGCGCACCGGTGTTCATCATGACCAGCGACTACTGATGCCAAATTAGGAGTTAGGAGTTAGGAATTAGGAATCCCGCGCACCCGCCGACAGTATTTCGGATTTCGGATTTCCCACCCGCGCCCCCAGAGAATGGGGGGGGTGGTTGGGAATTCCTGATTCCTCGTTCCTAATTCCTCATTCAAACCGGAGGTGAACGTGAGGCTTTTACACACAATGATTCGCGTCGGTGATCTCGACACGTCGATTGCTTTCTACACGGAGGCGCTGGGGATGGAACTCCTCCGCAAGCACGACTATCCGGAGGGGAAGTTCACCCTGGCGTTCGTCGGCTACGGTGACGAGGAGTCGAACACCGTTCTCGAGCTCACCCACAACTGGGACACCACTTCGTATGAGCTTGGGACAGGCTTTGGTCACATCGCCATCGGCACCGATGACATTGTTGGCGCCTGCAACCGGGTACGCGAGTACGGCGGCGAGGTGACTCGCGAACCGGGTCCGATGAAGCACGGCACGACCGTCATTGCGTTCGTTAAGGATCCGGACGGGTATACCATCGAGTTCATTGAGAGGAATTAGGAATGAGGAATTAGGAATGAGGAATTTGGAATGAGGAATTAGGAATGCCGCCTACTTGGCAAATCGCATTTTGGATTTCGAATTTCGAATTTCGGATTTTCCATCCTCACCCCCAGAGAACGGGAGGGGGGCTGGGAATTCCTCATTCCTAACTCCTCATTCCAGATTCGTGTATTTGATCGCTTGTCCTCGGCAATGCGCTTCTGTAGTGTGCGGCCATGATCGAGCTCGGCAGGAATCAGTCGCTGGTTGCGACTTGCGCTCGTGGGCTCGAGACGGTGCTGGCCGACGAGCTACGCGTCCTGGGTGCCGGTGGTGTCGCGCCGGACCGTGGTTCGGTCCTGTTCTCCGGGGATCTGCGGACTGTCTACGACGTCAATCTCAGGTTGAGAACGGCGATGCGGGTGCTGGTGCCTCTGGTGCGCGGCGAAGTCAGGTCGCGGGAGGGTCTCTACGACCTGGCGGCGTCGATCGCCTGGGAGGCGGTAATTGCCGACGGCCAGACCCTGGCGGTCGAAGTCGTCGGGCGGCATCGCGCCTTCCGCAACACCAACTTCGCCGGCCAGGTAGTGAAGGACGCGGCGGTCGACCGGCTGCGGGAACGGCGAGGTCGGCGGCCCGACGTTGATCGCGAAAACCCGGACATCCGCCTCCACCTGCGTTTGGTCGAGAAAGGTGCCAGCACGCTCAGCCTGGATTCCAGCGGCGAGCCGCTGTCCCATCGGGGCTACCGGCCACGGGGTGGGCCGGCTCCCCTTGCGGAGACTCTGGCCGCGGGGATTCTCTTGCTCGCCGGGTACGACGGCTCCGAACCG
Coding sequences within:
- the gloA gene encoding lactoylglutathione lyase: MRLLHTMIRVGDLDTSIAFYTEALGMELLRKHDYPEGKFTLAFVGYGDEESNTVLELTHNWDTTSYELGTGFGHIAIGTDDIVGACNRVREYGGEVTREPGPMKHGTTVIAFVKDPDGYTIEFIERN
- a CDS encoding THUMP domain-containing protein, with the translated sequence MIELGRNQSLVATCARGLETVLADELRVLGAGGVAPDRGSVLFSGDLRTVYDVNLRLRTAMRVLVPLVRGEVRSREGLYDLAASIAWEAVIADGQTLAVEVVGRHRAFRNTNFAGQVVKDAAVDRLRERRGRRPDVDRENPDIRLHLRLVEKGASTLSLDSSGEPLSHRGYRPRGGPAPLAETLAAGILLLAGYDGSEPLLDPMCGTGTFAVEAALIATGTPPGLHREFAFEKWAAHDSRAFGEVQHEASHGHRDASQPIVARDRADRSVRSTRRNLKAAWMDPWVEVEQRDALDLLLPWGSGGMIVANPPYGKRVGEVDRLYGFYRRFGDSLKKQATGATAWILAGEPRLAKVIGLKPSRRIPLFNGPIECRLLKFEMYEGSRKNR